In the genome of Marispirochaeta sp., one region contains:
- a CDS encoding response regulator transcription factor codes for MKENACILVAEDEKKLNQMMVDYFSSLGYRVVSALDGVDAMKLYHREGPDIAILDIMMPKMDGIDVTRRIRELSSIPIIILTARVEEQDKLIGLDTGADDYVSKPFSLKELAARVRAQLRRVRMNSTPEESETGRKLIYHGLHVDPDSRRVELDGKRADLTSLQFDLLKGMAESPGRVFTRMDLLRLIQDDPWEGYERTIDVHIKNLRKALEPDSRHPRYIQTVWGVGYKLELAEEEPGPQIHEA; via the coding sequence GTGAAGGAGAATGCGTGCATTCTGGTAGCTGAAGACGAGAAGAAGCTCAATCAGATGATGGTGGATTATTTCTCATCTCTGGGGTACCGGGTGGTATCTGCCCTTGATGGTGTGGATGCAATGAAACTGTACCACCGGGAAGGGCCGGACATTGCAATCCTGGATATTATGATGCCGAAGATGGACGGCATCGATGTTACCCGTCGTATCAGAGAACTTTCGTCCATTCCCATCATCATTCTGACCGCCAGGGTCGAGGAGCAGGACAAGCTTATCGGTCTGGACACGGGTGCCGACGACTATGTAAGCAAGCCTTTCAGCCTCAAGGAACTCGCAGCCAGGGTACGCGCCCAGCTCCGCCGGGTGCGGATGAACAGCACCCCGGAGGAGAGTGAGACAGGCAGGAAGTTGATCTATCACGGACTGCATGTTGATCCGGATTCACGCCGGGTAGAGCTTGATGGTAAGAGGGCGGATCTGACATCTCTCCAGTTTGATTTGCTGAAAGGTATGGCCGAATCCCCGGGCCGGGTGTTTACCCGTATGGACCTGCTTCGGCTCATACAGGACGATCCCTGGGAAGGGTATGAACGTACCATCGATGTCCACATAAAAAACCTAAGAAAGGCCCTGGAGCCGGATTCCAGACATCCCCGCTATATACAGACGGTATGGGGTGTGGGCTACAAGCTTGAACTCGCTGAAGAAGAGCCGGGGCCGCAGATCCATGAAGCATAG
- a CDS encoding ATP-binding protein, which translates to MKHRLFFTFIAFFALIIFLGAAVNIAIVAMSTQKAYTRMVRQEDQLLAEQVARLAEEYYQQQGTLAGISDALRFPSGPGMAPNRRMMDHSRMVNRMMPRMVPPVLLMGEDGTIFTDTHGILARRYPEDFDIRRGTPVVAAGRTIGRVFIGSMIVPALDDSENEFLALVVRSALVSSLSVAVVAVFLGAVLFRRIAAPVEALAGASRSIAQGELGSRIDMRRSDELGELIDQFNAMASALESSEEWKRRIISDSAHELRTPVAILQGELEMILEGVYTPDRARIESLYRETELMARLINELGELAAAEGGQLTLKKQNCFLGELAREAAEPFTVAAAPRNISIRIQDTGKEQIHADSQKVIQVIRNLVANALKAVSDGGRIDVYTEENGSEVLLRVDDSGPGIPPEYREQIFQRFYRLDSSRNREAGGAGLGLAIARRIMQLHEGRIWVDEGRNGGARISIAFPPAESRQFS; encoded by the coding sequence ATGAAGCATAGATTGTTTTTTACCTTTATTGCCTTTTTCGCGCTGATTATCTTTCTTGGTGCCGCCGTAAATATAGCCATTGTCGCCATGTCGACGCAGAAGGCCTATACCCGCATGGTCCGGCAGGAGGATCAGCTGTTGGCGGAGCAGGTTGCTCGTCTTGCGGAGGAATATTATCAGCAGCAGGGTACACTGGCAGGAATATCTGACGCCTTGCGCTTTCCGTCGGGACCCGGGATGGCACCCAACCGCAGAATGATGGACCATTCCAGAATGGTGAACCGAATGATGCCCCGTATGGTACCTCCGGTTCTGCTTATGGGTGAGGATGGGACTATCTTTACCGACACCCATGGAATCCTGGCCCGCCGGTATCCCGAGGATTTTGATATTCGCCGCGGGACTCCCGTAGTGGCTGCCGGCAGAACTATTGGAAGGGTTTTTATCGGCAGTATGATCGTACCGGCTCTTGATGACAGTGAAAATGAGTTCCTGGCTCTTGTTGTCCGTTCCGCTCTTGTCTCCTCTCTCTCCGTGGCTGTTGTGGCGGTTTTTCTCGGGGCTGTGCTCTTTCGCAGGATTGCCGCTCCGGTAGAAGCTCTGGCAGGTGCGTCCCGGTCCATTGCGCAAGGGGAGCTGGGCTCACGGATCGATATGCGGCGCTCCGACGAGCTGGGTGAGCTTATTGACCAGTTCAACGCGATGGCTTCTGCCCTTGAGTCCTCGGAAGAGTGGAAGCGGCGGATCATCAGCGATTCCGCCCATGAACTCCGGACTCCTGTGGCGATTCTGCAGGGGGAGCTGGAGATGATTCTCGAAGGTGTGTATACGCCCGACCGGGCCCGTATTGAGAGTCTGTACCGGGAGACTGAACTGATGGCACGGCTGATTAATGAACTGGGGGAACTTGCGGCCGCTGAGGGCGGCCAGCTTACGCTGAAAAAGCAGAATTGTTTTCTGGGTGAATTAGCCAGGGAAGCCGCTGAACCGTTTACTGTAGCGGCGGCTCCCCGAAACATCTCAATCCGGATACAGGATACAGGTAAGGAGCAAATTCATGCTGATTCACAAAAGGTTATTCAGGTTATCCGTAATCTCGTTGCCAATGCCCTGAAGGCTGTATCCGATGGCGGGCGGATCGATGTGTATACGGAAGAAAACGGAAGCGAGGTCCTGCTGCGGGTCGATGATTCCGGACCAGGCATTCCTCCGGAGTACCGGGAGCAGATCTTTCAGCGTTTCTACCGTCTGGATTCCAGCCGCAATAGAGAAGCCGGCGGGGCGGGGCTGGGCCTGGCTATTGCCCGGCGTATCATGCAGCTTCACGAAGGGCGCATCTGGGTCGATGAGGGGCGCAACGGAGGGGCCAGGATTTCAATAGCATTTCCTCCAGCAGAATCCCGGCAGTTCTCTTGA
- a CDS encoding heavy metal-associated domain-containing protein, translating into MKTDLERTNSKQATLKLSGATCTSCVFTIEHAGRKVQGVGEVSVDAGKGEINVTYGGNAGSLERIKEIVHRLGYSAEIDWDTVRDA; encoded by the coding sequence ATGAAAACTGATCTTGAACGAACCAATAGCAAGCAGGCAACACTCAAGCTGAGCGGAGCAACATGTACGTCCTGTGTTTTTACAATTGAACACGCGGGCCGGAAGGTTCAGGGTGTTGGAGAGGTTAGCGTTGATGCGGGCAAGGGTGAAATTAATGTAACCTATGGCGGCAACGCCGGTTCGCTTGAACGGATAAAAGAGATTGTGCATCGTCTCGGTTATTCTGCAGAGATTGACTGGGATACAGTACGGGACGCCTGA
- a CDS encoding FGGY family carbohydrate kinase yields MASDGSDQDSRWILALDAGGSGIRATAVGRSGKAFAMSRQRLTPLPGPDGAVEFDPEKIWKIVISVTQSLFDKHPDLGQPDAVAVTVQRATFCLWEEKSGKPITNLISWSDVRSAETAARMNRSVLWRIIRLGAGIAARVTGNAFLRTASMLRFTTVHVSCRLKSLLDQNPSFREACREGVLRFGTLDTWLLFRMSGGRIWATDTSNAAATSLYNPFKLKWNRLFCWLFDIPVTILPPVLNSVDDFGMTDPDSFAGVQAPVKALVGDQMAALFGHRCFDPGEVKVSKGSGGFVTINVGPKPRFSPRGLFPLIAWSIGGKATYMLEGQVASVGTLIDWLSSELGFAASPEELDALAEEAVDSGGVVFLPTPLGIRFPYFRSEMRCAVFGLGLGTTKSQLARAMYEGIAYRIREIIEGIEKDLKVHVRQLKVDGGVSRSTILVRLLSASCGIPVLRSAEQELSSVGAACMAGIGAGWWRSEEELRDIPQQYEVFSNPREEELFNREYSRWRLAVHLAHRYSRGQKALP; encoded by the coding sequence ATGGCAAGTGATGGTTCCGATCAGGATTCCCGCTGGATCCTCGCCCTGGATGCAGGAGGTTCCGGTATTCGTGCAACAGCGGTGGGCAGAAGCGGCAAGGCTTTTGCAATGTCCCGCCAGCGGCTGACCCCGCTTCCCGGACCCGATGGGGCGGTGGAGTTTGATCCGGAAAAGATCTGGAAAATTGTTATTTCGGTAACTCAAAGTCTCTTCGACAAACATCCTGATCTGGGGCAGCCGGATGCGGTCGCCGTAACCGTACAGCGGGCGACCTTCTGTTTATGGGAGGAAAAGTCCGGAAAGCCGATCACAAACCTGATTTCCTGGTCGGATGTCCGCTCCGCAGAGACCGCCGCGCGCATGAACCGCTCAGTTCTCTGGAGAATCATCCGCCTTGGCGCCGGCATTGCGGCTCGGGTAACAGGTAACGCCTTTCTGCGCACGGCCTCCATGCTGCGCTTTACCACAGTTCACGTTTCCTGCCGGTTGAAATCCCTTCTCGACCAGAATCCTTCGTTTCGGGAGGCCTGCAGGGAGGGGGTTTTGCGCTTCGGGACCCTGGATACCTGGCTTCTGTTCCGCATGAGCGGAGGCCGTATATGGGCCACGGATACATCAAACGCGGCGGCAACTTCTCTGTACAATCCCTTCAAGCTTAAATGGAACCGTCTCTTTTGCTGGCTCTTCGACATCCCTGTCACTATTCTGCCGCCGGTACTTAACAGCGTTGATGATTTCGGAATGACCGATCCCGACTCTTTTGCCGGTGTCCAGGCTCCGGTAAAAGCCCTTGTGGGAGACCAGATGGCGGCCCTCTTCGGCCACCGCTGCTTTGATCCCGGCGAGGTTAAGGTCTCCAAAGGTTCCGGAGGGTTTGTCACCATCAATGTAGGACCGAAACCGCGCTTTTCTCCCCGGGGGCTATTTCCCTTGATTGCCTGGTCTATAGGTGGAAAAGCTACCTATATGCTGGAAGGGCAGGTCGCCTCCGTCGGGACCTTGATTGACTGGCTTTCCTCGGAGCTCGGATTTGCTGCTTCTCCTGAGGAGCTTGATGCCCTGGCAGAAGAGGCTGTGGATTCCGGAGGCGTGGTTTTTCTTCCTACCCCCTTAGGAATCCGCTTTCCCTACTTTCGTTCAGAAATGCGCTGTGCCGTTTTTGGCCTTGGCCTTGGTACTACAAAATCTCAACTGGCCCGGGCAATGTACGAGGGAATCGCCTACCGTATCCGTGAAATTATTGAAGGCATCGAGAAAGACCTTAAAGTACACGTCAGACAGCTCAAGGTAGACGGAGGAGTCAGCCGTTCGACGATTCTGGTGCGCCTGCTTTCCGCCTCCTGCGGGATTCCGGTACTGCGTTCCGCAGAGCAGGAACTCAGCAGTGTCGGGGCCGCCTGCATGGCTGGAATCGGGGCCGGCTGGTGGCGCAGTGAGGAGGAATTGCGGGACATTCCGCAGCAGTACGAGGTCTTTTCCAATCCCCGGGAGGAAGAGCTGTTTAATCGGGAATATTCCCGGTGGCGTCTCGCGGTACATCTTGCCCATCGTTACAGCCGGGGGCAAAAGGCTTTGCCGTAA
- a CDS encoding DnaJ domain-containing protein encodes MAPEIPAHYLRILGLPNNPDSAEIKRAYYQAARANHPDLFPDGERQKRELVMMRINEAYMALTAFLCGQEKNSEPRPVRSPSAAAPPLSAEKLPGPLKNPDYVYYKRGIENYRAGQRRFFDRKNAAGRPQHFVPDSQLLSLAISALRHFQKAYACFYQVVSEYPDSIWVRDSKFHLWRLEQYNRVYTRICRQLASRVAAKEGKPEEPGLAEPGMEG; translated from the coding sequence ATGGCTCCGGAGATACCTGCCCACTACCTCAGGATTCTCGGACTTCCGAATAATCCCGATAGTGCCGAGATAAAACGGGCCTACTATCAGGCGGCCAGAGCCAACCATCCCGACTTGTTCCCGGACGGGGAACGCCAAAAACGTGAACTGGTAATGATGCGTATCAATGAGGCCTACATGGCGCTGACCGCTTTCCTGTGCGGACAGGAGAAGAACAGCGAACCCCGTCCCGTCAGGTCACCTTCAGCAGCAGCTCCCCCGCTGTCGGCTGAAAAACTCCCGGGACCATTGAAAAATCCGGATTATGTCTACTACAAACGGGGAATCGAGAATTACCGGGCGGGGCAGCGCAGGTTTTTTGACCGTAAAAACGCCGCCGGAAGACCTCAGCATTTTGTTCCGGACAGCCAGCTTCTCAGTCTGGCGATATCGGCACTGCGTCATTTTCAAAAAGCCTATGCCTGTTTTTATCAGGTTGTATCGGAATACCCCGACAGCATCTGGGTCAGAGACAGCAAGTTCCACCTGTGGCGGCTTGAACAGTACAACCGGGTCTACACGCGGATCTGCAGACAGCTTGCCTCCAGGGTTGCGGCCAAAGAGGGAAAACCGGAGGAACCGGGACTTGCAGAACCCGGCATGGAGGGATAA
- a CDS encoding Gx transporter family protein codes for MNLHSDLHKRRIDLVAFLGALCLFLSTVEYLFPKPIPFMRLGLANLPILVSLHLLPFPYLMLLTLVKVAGQGLVNGTLASYVFIFSVAGSYSSVLAMYAVSRISGRFLSLVGISLVGSLTSNAVQVLLSIFFIFGKNAVMIAPLFLGIGTISGLVIGLIAEKFVERSRWHAELRRLYAPE; via the coding sequence ATGAACTTGCATTCTGATCTGCATAAAAGACGGATCGATCTTGTTGCCTTTCTGGGAGCCCTGTGCCTCTTTCTGTCAACGGTAGAATACCTGTTTCCCAAACCGATACCGTTTATGCGACTGGGGCTGGCTAATCTTCCCATACTTGTTTCACTGCATCTGCTTCCGTTTCCGTATCTTATGCTCCTTACTCTGGTAAAGGTTGCCGGGCAGGGTCTGGTTAACGGGACCCTTGCGTCGTATGTCTTTATCTTTTCCGTGGCCGGATCCTATTCCAGCGTTCTGGCCATGTATGCAGTTTCCCGCATAAGCGGCAGGTTTCTTTCTCTGGTCGGGATCAGTCTTGTGGGATCCTTAACCAGCAATGCAGTGCAGGTGCTGCTGTCGATCTTTTTCATCTTCGGAAAGAACGCTGTCATGATTGCCCCCCTTTTTCTTGGAATCGGCACAATAAGCGGGCTTGTTATCGGATTAATTGCTGAAAAATTTGTGGAACGCTCCAGGTGGCATGCTGAACTGAGGAGGCTCTATGCCCCGGAATGA
- a CDS encoding HD domain-containing protein: protein MALNYGENEEILREFREFLVSYLRGKENSEKRGYPWKESWQYIVSHSLRVESYAKELIELEGGVSENEALLIRAAALMHDIGSLDDRRSHAKTGARIVDSFCLNKPRIKKALDIKTLLSLISNHQKKDGKEKKLPFAILKDADILDELGAMSVFMISHQADNERFDYYAQVLKLLEKNEFGFFKKQEKRLSTLGARKIMRRKFAFIKQFALHLRDELKGTESLKL, encoded by the coding sequence ATGGCTCTAAACTATGGCGAAAATGAAGAGATACTCAGGGAGTTCAGAGAATTCCTGGTCTCATATCTGCGGGGAAAGGAGAATTCCGAAAAGCGTGGATACCCCTGGAAGGAGTCCTGGCAGTACATTGTCTCCCATTCTCTGCGGGTAGAATCCTATGCAAAAGAACTAATTGAACTGGAAGGGGGGGTATCGGAGAACGAAGCCCTTCTTATACGCGCGGCGGCCCTGATGCATGACATCGGCTCCCTGGATGACCGGCGCAGCCATGCAAAAACCGGTGCCCGGATTGTCGATTCCTTTTGCCTGAATAAACCCCGTATCAAAAAGGCCCTGGATATTAAAACACTCCTTTCTTTAATCTCGAACCACCAAAAAAAAGACGGCAAAGAAAAGAAACTTCCCTTTGCCATCCTCAAGGACGCGGATATTCTGGACGAACTTGGGGCCATGTCGGTCTTCATGATTTCCCATCAGGCAGACAATGAACGGTTTGACTACTACGCCCAGGTGCTGAAACTGCTGGAAAAGAATGAGTTCGGGTTTTTTAAGAAACAGGAAAAGCGTCTTTCCACACTGGGGGCGCGGAAGATAATGCGGAGAAAGTTCGCTTTTATCAAACAATTTGCGCTGCACCTCAGGGATGAGCTCAAGGGAACGGAGTCTCTTAAACTGTAG
- a CDS encoding NusG domain II-containing protein has protein sequence MFRLSLRPGDWVVLLISVILVVFLAVQSFGDRNGTPVVRIEGEQESWVYPLDADIEVDVAGPLGDTHIHIHDGAVWVSDSPCTQKVCIAAGRISAPGTFVACLPNMVLVRIEGRQEGEIDELAF, from the coding sequence ATGTTCCGATTATCACTGCGACCCGGTGACTGGGTCGTGTTACTGATATCTGTAATCCTTGTTGTATTTCTTGCTGTGCAGTCTTTTGGCGATCGCAACGGAACTCCTGTTGTGCGCATAGAAGGAGAGCAGGAGAGCTGGGTGTATCCCCTGGATGCTGACATCGAAGTCGATGTGGCAGGTCCCCTGGGAGATACTCATATTCATATTCATGATGGTGCTGTCTGGGTGAGTGATTCCCCCTGCACACAAAAGGTATGCATTGCAGCAGGCCGGATATCCGCACCGGGTACCTTTGTGGCCTGCCTGCCGAACATGGTTCTGGTCCGTATAGAAGGTCGTCAGGAAGGAGAGATCGATGAACTTGCATTCTGA
- a CDS encoding aminopeptidase codes for MIHPQQIELANLLVSHSVALKKGEKCLIQSHDVPEEMVEALIDAVYAAGAYPVLDYRLTRLHRAILKGADKESLSILAETEAYRMKKMNAFIGIRGYDNPKENSDLPEARSKLEMTCLMKPVHHEIRVPKTKWVVLRYPTPGMAAMAGSSTRSFEEFYFSVSTGVDYAAMAKAMEPAKEFLEQARNVHITGPDTDLTFSIESVPVIPCFGERNIPDGEIFTAPVRDSVEGTIRYNAPSSFFGHTYRDIRFTFAKGKIVEASADNTEKLNAILDTDDGSRYIGEFALGCNPRIIEPMDEILFDEKIAGSFHFTPGSAYTEADNGNRSAVHWDLVCIQRPEYGGGTIEMDGQLIRKDGIFVHPAFTALNPEHLTR; via the coding sequence ATGATACATCCACAACAAATAGAACTTGCCAACCTTCTTGTATCCCACTCAGTCGCGCTGAAAAAGGGCGAAAAATGCCTTATCCAGAGCCACGACGTTCCGGAGGAAATGGTAGAAGCACTTATCGATGCGGTGTACGCAGCCGGCGCTTATCCCGTGCTGGATTATCGGCTGACACGGCTGCACCGGGCCATCCTGAAAGGTGCTGACAAGGAGAGCCTTTCGATTCTTGCCGAGACAGAAGCCTACCGCATGAAAAAAATGAACGCCTTTATCGGTATCCGCGGCTATGATAACCCAAAGGAGAACAGCGACCTTCCGGAAGCCAGGAGCAAACTCGAAATGACCTGTTTGATGAAACCGGTCCATCATGAGATCAGAGTTCCAAAGACTAAATGGGTCGTTCTGCGGTATCCCACCCCTGGTATGGCTGCCATGGCCGGATCGTCCACCCGCAGTTTTGAAGAATTTTACTTCTCGGTAAGCACCGGGGTCGATTATGCTGCAATGGCAAAAGCAATGGAGCCTGCGAAGGAGTTTCTGGAGCAAGCCCGAAATGTTCATATTACCGGGCCCGATACGGATCTTACGTTTTCTATTGAGTCGGTTCCGGTAATCCCCTGCTTCGGGGAGCGTAACATACCCGATGGAGAAATCTTTACTGCCCCTGTGCGGGACAGCGTGGAGGGTACAATCAGGTACAATGCTCCCTCCAGTTTTTTCGGACATACCTACAGGGATATCCGTTTCACCTTCGCAAAGGGAAAAATTGTGGAAGCCTCTGCCGACAACACGGAGAAACTGAACGCCATTCTCGATACCGATGACGGGTCCCGGTACATTGGAGAGTTCGCCCTGGGTTGCAATCCCCGGATTATAGAACCCATGGATGAGATCCTTTTTGACGAAAAGATAGCAGGATCCTTCCATTTTACCCCCGGGAGCGCCTACACCGAGGCGGATAACGGCAACCGCAGTGCTGTTCACTGGGACCTGGTTTGTATTCAGCGTCCGGAGTACGGGGGCGGAACAATCGAGATGGACGGACAGTTAATCCGCAAGGACGGGATCTTCGTACATCCTGCCTTTACAGCCCTGAATCCGGAACATCTAACCCGCTGA
- the speB gene encoding agmatinase → MSTQYPPFLNLAPELRDPASAGYHILPVPFDATSTFRKGADRGPSTLLEVSDQLEEYDIETNSLPCKAGIYVEAPVEAESPQQLVQRVQNRVRAVFDAGRVPIVLGGEHSVSVGAAWAAAEHFDDLTVVQLDAHSDLRQSYHGSPFNHACVMARIREKSPVLQAGIRSMAKSELEYINPERMFYAHEIHEDPEWIKRLCSRLSSRTYLTIDLDVFDPSIMPSTGTPQPGGLSWYTVLKLIRSITEKSRLVGFDIVELCPDGSHASPMLAAKLLYKTIAYMENIQRA, encoded by the coding sequence ATGAGCACACAGTACCCCCCATTCCTAAACCTGGCACCGGAACTGCGCGACCCGGCTTCTGCCGGATACCATATTCTCCCTGTCCCTTTTGATGCAACCAGTACCTTTCGCAAGGGAGCAGACAGGGGACCATCGACCCTCCTTGAGGTCTCTGATCAGCTGGAGGAATATGACATCGAGACGAACAGTCTGCCCTGCAAAGCCGGTATATATGTTGAAGCCCCCGTTGAAGCCGAAAGCCCGCAGCAGCTTGTGCAAAGGGTGCAGAACCGGGTCCGGGCAGTTTTTGATGCAGGCAGGGTTCCTATTGTCCTGGGCGGAGAACACAGTGTCAGTGTTGGTGCCGCCTGGGCCGCGGCGGAGCACTTTGATGACCTTACCGTCGTTCAGCTGGATGCGCACAGCGATCTGCGCCAGAGCTATCATGGGTCTCCTTTTAATCATGCCTGCGTTATGGCCCGAATACGGGAAAAAAGTCCTGTGCTTCAGGCCGGAATCCGCAGCATGGCTAAATCTGAGCTGGAGTACATTAATCCCGAACGCATGTTTTACGCCCATGAAATACACGAAGACCCCGAATGGATCAAGCGGCTCTGCTCCAGGCTCAGCTCCCGCACCTATCTGACAATAGACCTGGATGTCTTTGATCCCTCGATCATGCCTTCCACCGGAACCCCTCAGCCGGGGGGCTTAAGCTGGTACACGGTACTCAAACTGATCCGGAGCATCACGGAGAAAAGCAGACTGGTGGGTTTTGATATTGTTGAACTCTGCCCGGATGGCAGCCATGCATCGCCCATGCTGGCAGCGAAGCTTTTATATAAAACAATTGCATACATGGAAAACATCCAAAGAGCATGA
- a CDS encoding DUF523 and DUF1722 domain-containing protein — protein sequence MSNEKIPLGISTCLLGQSVRYNGGHKMDRFILHTLGDYFEYVPVCPEVECDMPIPRESMRLEGNPEEYRLITHKTKEDRTRQMQEWAHERLKELEDKDLCGYIFKSKSPSSGLFRVKIYAPEGHHVWNTGTGIWAGMFREHFPLLPLEENGRLHDPALRENFIERVFVFKRWRDFIAQKPGYGDLVEFHTRHKLLIMSHDIQLYRSMGKLVAEGRKQAFDDLLDEYLKMLLAAMIKPGTVKKHVNVLQHIMGYFKKELSSDEKQEFLEIMDQYRREHLPLIVPVTILNHFIRKYGNEYLEKQWYLHPHPTEMKLRTHV from the coding sequence ATGAGTAACGAGAAGATTCCCCTGGGAATCAGTACCTGTTTGCTGGGACAGAGTGTCCGCTACAACGGCGGACACAAAATGGACCGGTTTATCCTGCACACCCTGGGAGACTATTTTGAGTATGTCCCGGTATGTCCGGAGGTTGAATGCGACATGCCGATTCCCCGGGAGTCCATGCGTCTTGAAGGGAATCCCGAAGAGTACCGACTTATTACTCATAAAACCAAAGAAGACAGAACCCGACAGATGCAGGAATGGGCGCATGAGCGTCTTAAGGAACTGGAAGACAAGGATCTGTGCGGATACATCTTCAAAAGCAAGTCCCCCTCCTCAGGACTTTTCAGGGTGAAGATCTACGCTCCGGAAGGACACCATGTCTGGAATACCGGTACCGGAATCTGGGCCGGAATGTTCCGGGAACATTTTCCTCTGCTGCCCCTGGAAGAGAACGGCAGGCTTCATGATCCGGCGCTGCGGGAGAACTTTATTGAGAGGGTATTTGTCTTTAAACGCTGGCGGGACTTCATTGCACAAAAGCCGGGATATGGTGACCTGGTCGAGTTTCATACCCGTCACAAGCTTCTGATCATGAGTCACGACATACAGCTTTACCGAAGCATGGGAAAACTTGTGGCAGAAGGACGGAAACAAGCTTTTGATGATCTCCTCGATGAGTACCTTAAGATGCTGCTTGCCGCAATGATAAAACCGGGGACGGTAAAAAAACATGTCAACGTACTGCAGCATATCATGGGATACTTCAAGAAAGAGCTCAGCTCTGACGAAAAGCAGGAGTTCCTGGAGATCATGGACCAATACCGACGGGAACACCTGCCTTTAATTGTGCCGGTCACCATACTGAACCACTTTATCCGAAAATACGGGAATGAATACCTGGAAAAACAGTGGTACCTGCATCCCCACCCTACGGAGATGAAACTGAGAACCCACGTATAG